The Papaver somniferum cultivar HN1 chromosome 3, ASM357369v1, whole genome shotgun sequence genome includes a region encoding these proteins:
- the LOC113360429 gene encoding uncharacterized protein LOC113360429, giving the protein MNKESPCMKKGKCTKHYPKSYNDTTCLDGGGYPVYRRRNDGVEVAVRGGRKETNIDVVPYNPHLLRMFNCHINVEVCAGIRAVKYINKYIYKGYDKTTFVVGSTDEIQIYIDARYIGPPEAVWHLFGYHMHREMPHVERLSIHLKGMQRIVYESETSTEGVTQTAENYKSKLMAYFEYNYENPDSPAYTYQEFPQHFVWKKDRWEVRKQRFAIVRKYFVSPNAGELFYLRLLLTVVAGARSFEHLRTVNGVLHPTYKKACVELGLLERDAEFVYCLREAATVQVGSQMRKLFKIILADGNPAEPELLWREFKTHICDDLHHVIKKNSVERRGGSKFFLNGSAGTGKTFVYNTITASCRLKGDIVLTVASSGIASLLLEGGRTAHSTFKIPIEITCTGATLIIWDEVPMQHKYCIEAVNRLLQDIHENKEDDFGGVTVVMGGDFRQTLPVIPNRGSEPVNKVDLPSAVNTEIHTYLAADRLTPDKSGRIPPISNEFLRNLNPPGMPLFKLQIKVRCPIILMRNLAPSDGLCNGTRLLVTHCGKYLIQVKILTGKKSKIREVVMLPRISFQPNISELNKNMLRRQFPIRLASTDTEDAGFPFPMSEEMELLEVWIQDDAIKLPPIRHPPTEKNMADPSTATTIGLSIIRPKTATG; this is encoded by the exons CATACAACCCACACTTGCTAAGGATGTTTAACTGCCATATAAACGTCGAGGTATGTGCTGGGATAAGGGCGGTCAAGTACATCAACAAGTACATTTACAAGGGTTATGACAAAACAACATTTGTAGTTGGATCGACTGATGAGATACAAATATACATCGATGCAAGGTACATAGGTCCCCCAGAGGCTGTTTGGCATCTATTCGGGTACCATATGCACAGAGAAATGCCCCACGTTGAAAGGTTGTCAATACACCTTAAAGGTATGCAGAGAATTGTATATGAATCCGAAACATCCACTGAGGGAGTGACACAGACAGCTGAGAATTATAAATCCAAACTGATGGCATACTTCGAGTACAACTATGAGAATCCAGATTCCCCTGCATACACATACCAAGAATTTCCGCAGCATTTTGTGTGGAAAAAAGATAGATGGGAAGTAAGGAAGCAACGGTTTGCGATAGTTAGGAAGTACTTTGTCTCTCCGAATGCTGGTGAATTGTTCTACTTGAGATTGCTATTAACTGTTGTGGCGGGCGCTCGGTCATTCGAACATCTGAGGACTGTGAATGGCGTGCTACATCCAACCTACAAAAAAGCATGCGTTGAGCTTGGGTTGTTAGAGAGAGACGCTGAATTTGTGTATTGTTTGAGGGAAGCAGCAACTGTTCAAGTCGGAAGCcagatgagaaaactctttaagatAATTCTGGCAGATGGCAATCCAGCTGAACCAGAATTGTTATGGAGAGAATTTAAGACGCATATCTGCGATGATTTACATCACGTTATTAAAAAAA ATTCTGTCGAGCGAAGAGGCGGGTCTAAATTCTTTCTCAATGGTAGTGCAGGGACAGGGAAGACATTTGTCTATAACACCATTACTGCTAGCTGCCGTTTGAAGGGGGACATTGTTTTGACTGTTGCATCGTCAG GAATAGCTTCATTGCTTTTGGAGGGAGGCCGTACTGCACATTCAACATTCAAAATTCCAATAGAGATAACATGCACCGGT GCAACTTTGATTATATGGGATGAGGTGCCGATGCAGCATAAGTATTGTATTGAGGCGGTCAACAGGTTGCTCCAGGATATTcatgaaaataaagaagatgacttCGGAGGTGTGACTGTCGTTATGGGAGGAGACTTTAGGCAGACTTTGCCAGTGATACCGAACCGAG GTTCCGAACCagttaacaaagttgatcttccATCAGCTGTAAAC ACGGAGATACACACATATCTAGCAGCTGATAGGTTGACTCCCGACAAAAGTGGTAGGATACCACCAATAAGCAATGAATTCCTGCGAAATCTAAATCCTCCAGGAATGCCTTTATTCAAACTACAAATCAAAGTTAGATGTCCAATAATCCTGATGAGAAATCTCGCTCCCTCAGATGGACTTTGCAATGGAACAAGGTTATTGGTGACACACTGCGGGAAGTATCTTATACAAGTGAAAATTTTGACAGGAAAGAAGAGCAAGATCAGAGAAGTAGTGATGTTACCTAGGATATCGTTCCAGCCCAATATTTCAGAGTTGAATAAAAATATGTTGAGACGCCAGTTTCCAATTCGTTTGGCGTCTACAGACACTGAAGATGCAGGATTCCCATTCCCCATGAGTGAAGAAATGGAACTCTTGGAAGtgtggattcaagacgatgctatcaagctgcctcctatcagacaCCCACCAACTGAGAAAAACATGGCGGACCCAAGTACTGCCactaccataggtttgtccatcatccgACCAAAGACTGCAACAGGCTGA